From the genome of Ralstonia pickettii, one region includes:
- the pqqC gene encoding pyrroloquinoline-quinone synthase PqqC, with the protein MTHPVAWTAEEFEARLRAKQAGYHIHHPFNLRMRAGECTPEEIRTWVANRFYYQVNIPLKDAAILSNCPDRATRREWIVRIHDHDGDDAQPGGIESWVRLGVAVGLTRDALWSHRHLLPGVRFAVDAYVNFARRAPWQEAVCSSLTEMFAPDIHKERLAGWPEHYPWVQSDGLAYFRSRIPLASRDVEHGLRVTLDYFRTPEQQQRALDILQFKLDILWSMLDAIQQAHAHEPALA; encoded by the coding sequence ATGACACACCCTGTTGCCTGGACCGCCGAAGAGTTCGAAGCACGGCTGCGCGCGAAGCAGGCGGGCTATCACATTCATCATCCGTTCAACTTGCGCATGCGCGCTGGTGAATGCACGCCCGAGGAAATCCGCACGTGGGTGGCGAACCGTTTCTACTATCAGGTCAACATCCCGCTCAAGGATGCGGCCATCCTGTCCAACTGCCCTGACCGGGCAACGCGCCGCGAGTGGATCGTCCGCATTCATGACCACGACGGCGACGATGCGCAGCCGGGCGGCATCGAGAGCTGGGTGCGCTTAGGCGTTGCCGTGGGCCTGACGCGCGACGCGCTGTGGTCTCACCGGCATCTGCTGCCGGGCGTGCGCTTTGCGGTGGATGCGTATGTGAATTTTGCGCGCCGGGCGCCGTGGCAGGAGGCGGTGTGCTCCTCGCTCACGGAGATGTTCGCGCCGGACATCCACAAGGAACGGCTGGCCGGCTGGCCCGAGCACTATCCGTGGGTGCAGTCGGACGGGCTGGCGTACTTCCGCTCGCGCATTCCGCTGGCCTCGCGCGACGTCGAGCACGGCCTGCGCGTGACACTCGATTACTTCCGCACGCCCGAACAGCAGCAGCGCGCGCTGGACATCCTGCAGTTCAAGCTCGACATCCTCTGGTCGATGCTCGATGCCATCCAACAGGCCCACGCCCATGAACCCGCCCTTGCCTGA
- the pqqA gene encoding pyrroloquinoline quinone precursor peptide PqqA produces MNWTTPAYTELRLGFEITMYIANR; encoded by the coding sequence ATGAACTGGACAACCCCCGCCTATACCGAACTGCGACTCGGGTTCGAGATCACCATGTACATCGCCAACCGCTGA
- the pqqB gene encoding pyrroloquinoline quinone biosynthesis protein PqqB codes for MTILRVLGSAAGGGFPQWNCNCRNCDGVRRGTVRATPRTQSSIALGDGRHNWIVVNASPDILAQLRSSPALQPARTPRDTGIVGVVLMDAQIDHVTGLLMLREHRQALPVYASAAVISDLSTAFPLTRMLSHYCGLDTRALALDGTAFSVPPLDDVALTAIPLESKAPPYSPSRNARRLGDNIGLRIVDRRSGRRAFYAPGLARVEPHVFDELGAADVVLVDGTCWHDDEMLALGFSTKTAADMGHLAQSGAGGMIDVLDQLPATRKVLIHINNTNPILDEDSPQRRELDAHGIEVAYDGMEISL; via the coding sequence ATGACGATACTCAGGGTTCTAGGTTCAGCCGCCGGCGGCGGCTTCCCACAGTGGAACTGCAACTGTCGCAACTGCGACGGTGTGCGGCGCGGCACCGTGCGCGCCACCCCGCGCACGCAGTCTTCCATCGCACTGGGCGACGGCCGGCACAACTGGATCGTGGTGAACGCCTCGCCAGACATCCTCGCGCAACTGCGCAGTTCGCCGGCGCTGCAACCGGCACGCACGCCGCGCGATACGGGCATCGTGGGCGTGGTGCTGATGGATGCGCAGATCGACCACGTAACCGGTCTGCTGATGCTGCGCGAGCATCGCCAGGCGCTGCCCGTCTATGCCAGCGCGGCGGTCATCAGCGATCTGTCCACCGCCTTCCCGCTCACGCGCATGCTGTCGCACTACTGCGGGCTCGACACGCGCGCGCTGGCGCTGGACGGCACGGCGTTCTCGGTGCCCCCACTCGACGACGTGGCGTTGACAGCGATCCCGCTGGAGAGCAAGGCGCCGCCCTACTCGCCCAGCCGCAACGCGCGCCGACTGGGCGACAACATCGGCCTGCGCATCGTCGATCGGAGAAGCGGCCGGCGTGCGTTCTACGCGCCCGGTCTCGCGCGCGTCGAGCCGCATGTGTTCGACGAACTGGGCGCGGCCGACGTGGTGCTGGTGGATGGCACCTGCTGGCACGACGACGAAATGCTCGCCCTCGGTTTTTCCACCAAGACGGCTGCCGACATGGGCCACCTCGCGCAATCCGGCGCCGGCGGCATGATCGACGTGCTCGACCAGTTGCCGGCCACGCGCAAGGTGCTGATCCACATCAACAACACCAACCCGATTCTCGATGAAGACTCGCCGCAGCGCCGGGAGCTGGACGCACACGGCATCGAGGTGGCTTACGACGGCATGGAAATCTCGCTATGA